The Arcobacter sp. F155 nucleotide sequence GGCTCACAGAATCCACACTCAATACAAGTATCAACTAACTCATTTGTTGCAGGCATTGCTTTTAGGTTTTTTAAGTGTGCTTCTGCATCATCATTTATGATAACACCTGGATTTAAAAGTCCTTTTGGGTCAAATACTTCTTTAATTCTTTTCATCATAGAATAAGCAGTTTTACCCCACTCTACTTCAATAAATGCAGCCATATTTCTACCTGTACCATGCTCAGCTTTTAAACTTCCTTGATACTTAACTGCAACAGAAGAAACAACATCATTCATAAACTCATCATATCTTTTAACTTCAGATTCAATTGAGAAGTCTTGAGTAAATACAAAGTGAAAGTTTCCTTCTAAAGCATGACCAAAGATTAAAGCTTCACTATAACCATGTTTTTTAAATAGTGCTTGTAGTTCCAATGTAGCTTCAGCTAATACTTCAATAGGATATGCAACATCTTCAATAATAACAGTTGTTCCAACTTCCCTTACAGCTCCAACTGCTGGGAAAAGACCTTTTCTAATCTTCCAGTAAAGAGTGTATTCCGCTACATCTTTTGTAAAGTAAATACCTCTAACAACCGAGAACTCTTCAAGAAGTTCTTCAAGCTCTTTAATTTGAACATTTAATGACTCATCATTTATTGCTCTTGTCTCAATTAAAAGTGCAGTTACATTCTCATCAAAATCTTTGATATATTCTGGCATAGCTGGGTCATTTTCAATACTTGCAAGTCCAGCTCTATCCATAAGCTCAACCGCATCTACAGTAATAGTTTTTGCTTCACGTGCAAGTTTGATTTTAGTAACCGCATTACATGCTTCTTTTACATCTTTAAAATAAATAAGTGCACTTGCTTTATCTTTTAAATCTTCAACTGTTTCATAAGTAATCTCTTCAATAAAGGCTAAAGTTCCTTCACTTCCAATGATTAAGTGCTCTAAAATTTCAAATACATCATCAAAATCAATTAATGCATTTATTGAGTAACCACATGTATTTTTGATTTTAAACTTTTTTGCAATTAAAGCAGATAACTCTTCATCACTTTTTGTTTCATTGGCAATTTTTTCTAAACCTTCTACTAAATCTTTGTGAGAAACTCTAAAGGCTTGTTTTGATTCTTCGCAAGCTGTATCTAGTTTTGTACCATCTGCAAAGATTAACTTCATTGATTTTAAAGTTTTATATGAGTTTTGTGAAATTCCACAACACATACCTGAAGCATTATTTGCAGCAATTCCACCAATCATAGCGGCATTGATACTTGCAGGATCTGGTCCAATCTTTTTACCATAAGGAGCTAGTAGATTGTTTACTTCTTGTCCAGTAAGTGCAGGTTGTAAAGTAATAGCACTTTTATCATCAGAGATTCTAAAATCCCTAAAGTTTCTTGATGTAACAATTAAAATAGAATCACTGATAGCCTGACCTGAAAGTGAAGTTCCTGCTGCTCTAAAAGTAACACTTAATTCCATAGCATTTGATAGTTTTAGTATCTCTTCAACTTCTTTTGCATTATCTGTTTTGATTACAATTTTTGGAATTAATCTATAAAAAGAGGCATCCGTTCCATATGCTAATGTATGTAACTTATCTGTAAATAGGTTTTTAGCATCAATTACTTTTGATACTTCATTATAAAAATCTTGGTATTTTCCTTCTAACATTTTTGTTTCCTTATAAATTTTTCTTTGTTAAATTTATAATTAAATGCTATTCAAGGCGTGGGACAGTATATATTCTTTGTTGTGGGTCATCAATAAAAGAGTACATCCTATCTT carries:
- a CDS encoding FAD-binding and (Fe-S)-binding domain-containing protein, which encodes MLEGKYQDFYNEVSKVIDAKNLFTDKLHTLAYGTDASFYRLIPKIVIKTDNAKEVEEILKLSNAMELSVTFRAAGTSLSGQAISDSILIVTSRNFRDFRISDDKSAITLQPALTGQEVNNLLAPYGKKIGPDPASINAAMIGGIAANNASGMCCGISQNSYKTLKSMKLIFADGTKLDTACEESKQAFRVSHKDLVEGLEKIANETKSDEELSALIAKKFKIKNTCGYSINALIDFDDVFEILEHLIIGSEGTLAFIEEITYETVEDLKDKASALIYFKDVKEACNAVTKIKLAREAKTITVDAVELMDRAGLASIENDPAMPEYIKDFDENVTALLIETRAINDESLNVQIKELEELLEEFSVVRGIYFTKDVAEYTLYWKIRKGLFPAVGAVREVGTTVIIEDVAYPIEVLAEATLELQALFKKHGYSEALIFGHALEGNFHFVFTQDFSIESEVKRYDEFMNDVVSSVAVKYQGSLKAEHGTGRNMAAFIEVEWGKTAYSMMKRIKEVFDPKGLLNPGVIINDDAEAHLKNLKAMPATNELVDTCIECGFCEPTCPSNDITLTPRQRIVINREISKLEREGNHEEAKEYKDLYQYDGIETCATCSLCSTACPVKIDTGSLTKYLRTEQLSPRADKIASFVANNFSTTLKGMKFGLGGANLLHKMIGTPSMEGFTSSMRDLTKGNLPKWSASLPRPTSIDTNFEQKLVDKKVVYFPSCINRTMGRDSKTTVEEELFDVTVRLLQKAGYQILFPENMDGLCCGMPFSSKGFNKQAKLKSDELEHALQEVSNFGEYPVLCDTSPCTKKMLESFDGKMKIYEPIEFTLDVLKENLDFTQMDEPITIHTTCSSRKMGLHEKFIELAKMCSTNVIVPENVKCCGFAGDRGFNFPELNQSALRFLKDDVKEAKYAFSTSKTCEIGLSETSGLDYNSIFYLIDKCTISKNK